Below is a genomic region from Pleuronectes platessa chromosome 5, fPlePla1.1, whole genome shotgun sequence.
GagactaataaataaatacgagACCAATGATGGATAATTATTGAATCAGTTAAAttgattaaagtaaaatataaacaatataaacaatataaCTCAACATAAGTCATGGACAAATGGCTGAAAGGTCCCTTGTGATAATTACTGACAATTCAAtagcaggtaaaaaaaaaaagtgattaaaGCAACcaactttattttgtgtttctaaGTATTCCCTTTGAAGTCTGTTGCAATGAAGACATCTAGAGCGTTTGGATGAGCAAAGGGGGGGGCGGTGGTCGATTAGTAAAGTGTAGTAAAGTGATCTCACATCATTCAGAGAGAAGTGTGCTTCCTCTATGTGTTGGTGAGTCACAGCTGCAGTTTGGTTTGCTGGTGTTGAACGCGTGTACGAGATCCACCACAGAAACTCGAGTCAGGACTCACACATCTCTCTGACCTTTCCGACCGCTCGCTCACATCGTCTCTGACATCACATCTCTCTCTATGTCACCGTGACATCACCGCCATGTGCCCGCGGAGAGACGACCGAAAGTGACAGGCTGGTGCCTCGAGCGCGGCTGCCACCGTGCACGTGTGAAACTGAAAGAGGGGGAGTGAGAAACCAGCCGGGCCTGAGAGTCAAGATACTTAGcgggaggagggaaagagaaagagtcTGTTGGAGTTGGAATGTGGATCGGCTGGATGGCAGTGTTGACAAAGGGAGAGTCAACAAGAAAACAgattgtgtgcacgtgtgcgtctGAGGAACTTAGTGGTTTGAGGAACATGGAGAAACGGCTGGTACACActcaagcagacacacacaaagtcaactGAAGAAGTGAAAACGTCTTATTCAGTGATTATTATTAAAAAGTTTTGTTGTTCTTGGCCAATTTTCCTTACGTGCTGGTTGATGCAATACTCAATGACTTAAGACAACAAAACACACCTGCAAAAAACTTCCAAGACACTGGATTACATGGAGCGTTTCCCTTTTCAGTCAGAGGGAAATCATGTGTAGTTTCTTACCCTTTATTTCCAATGTGTCTTTGTCCGCGATGTTTTCACAACTGGGGATGCAAGGGATTTTCTTCCTGTGAGAtcatattttgaaatgtaaacaaaatgtaaGAGGAGATATGGAGTAAAATTAGCATGTTTCTTCactcaaataatattaaacttcATTATATTGTacttttcaaaaaacacacaatgcttCACAGACACAGGAATAGAGAGAACATGCAGTGCAGtaacacattttaacaaatcAATGCAAGACAGTGGATcaaataaagcaataaaacaaacgCATGCCTGGTTAAAAGCACtggaataatgaaaacaatgaaaataagcaaaaacaaacaaacaaaggtttcaagttaaaacacatttaataataatgtgattttaaaagagGATGCTGAGGGGGCTTGTCAAAGAATTTACCCTTTTTCTATCAAACACAATCTGGGGCTCAGAATCTTGACCAGGGAACCTAAAAATTCAGACTGAAGGTGCAGGGATCGAACCACAGACTTTCtgtttaatttctttaattttcttgTTTAATACAACAGTTTTCTTAACACACGGAAGTAAAGACAgaagagataaaaaaagaaaaaggattaaAATGATATAAACGGAAATCAATCGATTCCAAAAGCTTTCTAAAAAACTCAAGGAGATGAGATTTGACAGAAACTACAGAGGTTCAGCTAAGACTGAATCTCCCTTTGACCAGCAGAGCTCAGGAGACGATACCAGCCTCAAGGTGTAATAGAACTTCTAAATCATGATGTCGTCTCATTAAAAGCAGCAGATCTGCTCTTTATTCATATAAACCAATGCAGACATATTGTTTTCGAACAGCAGCGCCTACTTGAAATCCCCCAACTTCACAGTGTCCCTGCACATGTTGCTGACCTCCTCTTGGAAGAGTAATATTCCCCGTGACAGGGACGTTATCATAAGAAACCAAGACAATGAAAAAGGGAGTTTTCTttgaaaaagcaggaaatgaaaaCGTGAATAATCCTAGAAAATCAGGCAGCAGATTTAATTTATTCGTAAAAAAGACTCTGACTGATCCTATTCTGCTGATAAGTCATTTAATAGTTTAGCCTTGTTTTAACAAATATGTACAAGTGGCAGATACAttcatctaaataaaataatggatTAAGGATCAGTTAGTGATAAATTATGAtaaataaatttgtttaaaTAACAGCATTGTCGATAAACTACTGTCATTTCTTACACCagtcacagtttgtgtttgcttaaaaaaatatatatatattgtaattattcttcatttataacttttaatTGTTCAAAAACTCCATCTCTGCCTACATTTTGATTTAGTGTCTAATCTATTTAATGATCGACCATTGATCGTACATGATAAAaggtgtttaaatgttttttaaatgtttggcgTAAATGCTTCTGAGTGCGTctgatgtgtttattttatttttgttttgtgtgttttctctgcagcttcCGCACATGCCTCACATCAGCGAGTGTCTAATGAAAAGAAGCCTGAAGCCCACCGACCTGAGAGACATGACGCTGGGGCAGCTCCAGGTTATAGTCAACGACCTGCACTCCCAGATTGAGAGTGagtctgaccacacacacacacacacacagagagagggggggagagagagagagtcaccaCTGACCTATACTTTCATTCGCAGAAATGCGCGCAAATGGGGAACCACATACACATATGACCCTTCCATTCTCAGTGGATGTGAAAGTACTTTTATATATGTTAGTCACTTCAAAGGACTGTACCAGATAGCAGCTTCCCCCCGAGCGTTTACTGTTACCACACAACACACTTCATTTATCCCGCTGCTGATGATTAATCTCTCAACTAACTAGAAGACGACAGCTGCAGAAATCCCCACATGTCCAGCATGAGGAGCCGGCTCTTACTTGAAAAACAGACTTTCCCCTCAAATATCTCGTCCGTCTgagaattgttttattttctgggaAAAGCTGAAGGAACAATAGGTGACACGTGTCACATGAAATGTCAAGGGCTTTGTGTTATCAACACATCATGGGAGATTTCAGCTGCTCACACCAGGCTGGATTAAATGTTCGTCGATCGGTGATGATAACATCTGTCCCCGTTTTTAAATGACTTCTCTCGTTATCTTCCCGCTCCAGGTCTGAATGAGGAACTTGTACAGTTGCTGCTGATCCGAGATGAACTCCACATGGAGCAGGACGCCATGCTGGTGGACATAGAGGACCTCACCAGGTGATGCAGCACTCAATGAGTCACCTATTCACAGCCTTTACAATTATCATTTCACTTGGGAATGTTTAGAACATTTTTGTAGATCTCTCAGGGAGTCATTCATGGATTTTAacgctaaaaaaaacaaagcataaTTAGGAAACTTAGTTGCAACCTGGGTGAATTTGAGGGACTTTTTGACCGCGGTACACTTGAGTTCTCCACTGATTGCAATTGGGGTTTcaacattacacaaaaacaaggtGCAGGTCAAATATCTGGTTTTATTGGGATCAACTCTAAcattggttttggtcttttcttGGGTTTTAtgtggaaaatatatatattcagacaTGTTCGGTTTAATGACCATAGTTTCCTTTTTCTATTTTCCAGGCATGCTGAGAGCCAGCAGAAACATTTGGCTGAGAAGACCCTATCCAAATAAAGATGCCCgtcccccactcccccccccagctcccccTCTTCCAAGATTAGCCCCCCGGATCCAAGCCCGACTTCCCGCCCTCCGGCcattccccccctctcccccgaGTCGATCCGAGTCCTGCCCCGCTCGTCCCAACGTACTTTGCTCCCCTCTGCTTCCCCCGTCTCCTCCCTTGTCTTACCTTCCtgtccccccgtccccccccccactgactcCAGTGGTAGCAGCAGCACAGAAGTAGACCACTCTCTTTCATTCGCTTCTGTGGTTTTCTCGCGGCGCTAAGAGGAGCACTTCCTGCTTTGTGGGTGAAGAGGATCGTGTGTCGTCCTGGATTCTGTCCCCAGCTTCCTGTGCAGTGATCGGCCTTGCTTTGCTACTGTTTCTTTTTAACTTTCTACATTCGCCACTAAATTATAACTGTTCAAATGCAAAAAAttgtgggaaaaaaataaaataatagtgAAAAACTTTAGTAGAAAGTCATTcatgagaaaaaagaaacaacattgtgtaaaaataaaaaaaaagaacgatGGAAAGCTAACTTCTTCAGACCATTTTAAGTTGGACAGTAATTTTAAAGTATTTCAAAGTCGACCTGTTTTTATTCTGCACAAACGGTAGTTTTCAACTGAGACATGTTCATTTGAAGGTGCTAAAAGAGTGTAACAGAAACATGCCTGCCTTGTAGTGGAGTCGTAGCTTTTGGTAATACATTCACTCTAATTGCTCTTCAACATTTTGTGAATGTTGATTTTCTGACACGagtcattttaaatgaataagtGTGTTAATATCGTTTTCATCCTGTTGTATTCAGAAACTTTATTTGAGGAAAGAAATGTTATTGTACAGATatgtaaaataaagaataaacttTGTTTCATATACGCCGGGTTGTCGGGTGAGTTTTGTCGTTGGAGTGAATCTTCCTTTGTCCTGACAAAAACCGAGCGAAAAGCTTGTTGTTCAGTCAAATATAACGAATGTGGAGCCcttacacaaattaaacatcaGATAATCAAATAATGAATCAACTTAAAATCAACAGAGAAGCTAACATTAAACACTTGAATGTACCTCTCCCATAGAGTTGTGCACTAGAAAGGACAGCGGTGGAAACGAGCTGTGTTACacttcaggggctgcatccttcggagGCTGTATTAAAGACTGATCGCTTCACAGCTGCACTGTCTCATTtccaaggctccttcaaatgtaaCCCAAAAAATTCACTAATTTCTCACAACTATAACAATAACACTTTGATGACACCGGGACGAGCAGCTTGTTGTTTCTATTCATTGGAGgaagtggtcaccatttacttttcCAGTTGCATCGGATTTGGCTGAAACCCTGTTCACCTCCGAAACTCGAAAGGTTTTTTGTTGACTAAACCACTCAAGCCACCGCCTCCATGGGCATGGTGACGAGTAGAtcatgagtgcattttcatttttgggtcaAGTATCCCTTTGAGGACGCAGGACTTAACCAAACATTCTACATTGACACACTATACTATGATATACATCACACAATGTGTAATGCTTTTGTGAACTTATAGTGAAGAAGTGTAAATGCACTGTTGAATGTCTGACACATGACACTGTTGTATGATTGTCTTCGTTGCACTGGACGATTGCCGCTGCCTCACATGAGCTTCCTGTTTCTAAAGAAGACACGTAGTATGACTCATCCCCATcatatcactgtttgtgtttcactctGTGAGAGTCACACATATTAATATGGGACACTATAAGACACATTAGGAGGGTTTTCTTTCTCgtatgcaaataaacaacaagCTGTTGGACCTTTGGGATTCATGTTATGGTCAACGGTTTACATGCACAGAAAACCTTCTTTATGACTGGGGGGGTTAGTTATGAATAATATGTTCATtttcatgtgcaatatgataAATGTCTCTCTGaggaagtccccccccccccccccccctcctctccttcacGATCTGACTGATCATATACTATCTTTACAGTGTGGTGGTCAGTTTCAGTGGTCACTGGTCCTGGCCAAAGAAAGGCCAGGAAACTCCAGCGCAGTTTCAGAGAGCGTGTCTGGATCACGGCTCCTGAAAAGTGGTGCAGGAGGTTGTGAGAAGAAGACGATGACCTAGTTTCCTGTGTATCTATGACGGCGTCGCATGATTACCTtttggagggggaaaaaatgaacAAAGCCCGATGGTTTCAACAACGATAACCTCAGAAGGTTGTCGATCGCATTGTGGTGTTTTCCCAGTTGTCATGAAAGTGTCGGAAGTGCggatgaatttgtgttttactCGTTAATTTCTGAATCATTTCAAGAACTCTCTGTCCATTCTGGTATGAAATTTAATATGGGAAAAAAATCTTACCCAACAATTGCCACTACTTCACTTATTTATCCCACAATATTTTACACTTACGACAagcatatagatagatagatggatagatagatagataggtagatagatagataggtagatagatagataggtagatagatagataggtagatagatagatagatagatagatagatagatagatcgatcgGTGGTGGACTAGTGGTAGAAGAGACAgacatcagactggaaggtcACTGGTTTGAGGCAACGGACTGACATACCTGGATATGGACCAGACCTGGAACTGCTGAAATCCAGGAGGACACTGTccaagtgcccctgagcaaggcaccttactccccccaacatctgcttccCGGGTGCCGTCCATGgttgcccactgctctgtgtgttcaggGGCCACGGGTTGTGTCAAGCTGTGTTGGGTACCAGAGGACAGAtttcccccatttgcatgtagtgtgtctgtgcacgtgtgtgggaccaataaaggAATCTGATAGACAGATAGAAACTACATGGGGCAACATATTTATTAAGCAGCTTTTAACTTAACTTATTGGGGAGTGGTTTTTCGCAATATTCCATCATATTTTATAAATTGATTTTGATGTGAAATcttaatttaaaacattaatatgaGAGTTAAATACATGTAGTGGAGTCAAAACTACCatatttccctctgaaatgTGTCGGAGTAGACGTATAAAGCAccagaacatttaaaatattttagcaCAACACTTGCAGATTGTTCTGGACTGCGTTCATTTTCCACCACTAACTAGTTTTCTGTCCTGGTTTTCTCTTGGATCTGTTTGACTCTTTTCTTGACAGATTTTTGAACGTTTAACACGTGACCACTGAACTGAAAGGACCTGAGTGCATGATCCACCACCATGAGACAGAGGCCTGTGAGCTGGTGACTGGGTGTCTCAGTGTGCCCTTTAATTTACTGTTAAATTGCATCATGATTCGTTTACCATCAATTCTCCCTCAGTCAGACACGTTAGGAATGACCTCACCACGCAGTaatgacaacacaacaacaggctgCGACACAAAGAGCAACAAATGTGCTGTATCTCCGTGATGCTGGTTTAACGCAGGTCTCACTGGACTGGGGCACACACTGTGTCATATATTTACATTCGATTGAACACGAAAGAATCACACAAATTGCTCTCGGGATGAAATTAAATTGTTTCTGTGATGTGCTTTACTTTAGGTTACTGTGCATCCGTGCGGAGTTTTAATCTACAAGCACATGcataattgtttatttaacGATTACATCACACTTCGAgtttacacatttttttgttgttgttaccctttaaaatatgaaacaaaaacCGTGACTTCCCTTTAAAGCGAACGTGGGCTGAAAGCTCGACGAGGAAATTACAGCATGacgttttagttttctttttgctgctgctccggcccgaggaggaggaggagggaatccCCCGAGGGAGCATATAAATCTGTCCGGTAAGAAGGTGGCGGCACAACTGAATCCTGCTGATTTACCGGGCTCCACCGCAGATCTCTATCTCGAGCACAGACAATGGCCAACTTCCATCTCTGTAAGTCACGGGCCGCAGTGCACCGTCTTCCTTTGTTAACATGTTTTAACCTCAGCCTGCTGCATGGTGTGCAGGACGATCCCACTGGTTTTAATCTGCTCACCAATGAAACCAGTGTGTTGCTGCTTGTCCCCTCAGACCTCGCCGGCTGCGCGCTCCTGCTGACGCTCGGGTGGCCCTCATCCACAGGACTCCCGCTGCACACGGACAATTACGCACAGTGCGCGCCGCTCTTCAGGGGCCTCCTGGAGAACATCAAGAACGCGACCAACGTGAGTACAAGTCGCTGAGACGTGGTGATGCTGTGATGCAGAACCACCGAAATCCGCTTTTTTACTTATAACGAGTTCCTTTATGTTGTTCCGTCAGAGTTCCGTATGCTATGGCATCATTTCGGATAGGGTGGAGATGAGGACAGCTGAGACATCCCTGGCCTGCGCGCCCACTCTCAATGAGGTGTGTTAATTTACCATCAATTGTTGTGATTCTAATTATTGTAAATCTATGAATAATTGTAAATCCCAACTCAACCCTGACTTGTCTCCGCTTTTTCTCCAAGGCAAATATAAATCCTGTAGTTTTTTGTGCATATTTTAACTGAAATGATGATTCAATGATTCTAGGGGGGGATTTTGACTATTTATGGGGAAACAGCCTGATCATTTCAGCGTTAACTAACTTTTACTCGGTGGTTGCACTTGTAATGAATGACCTGAACGCTCCAGAGACGCCTCAGGGCCCCAGGCGTGAAAATCAAATTCTCCAACAAATTGCTCATGTTTCAAACGTTTTTTCCTCCTCACAGAACCCGGGCTGCAAGATGCAAAGAAACTCACCCTTTAGTAAGGTGTGTGGtggtttctatttattttttaaaaatgatCAGACTTCGTTTGTATGTTATAAATTAGAAATCGATCTACTTTGCTTTACATTTGTTACAAaccaattaaaaaacacacatcgtTAAAGCCGACACGTGACTGGTGGAACTTTCTCTTGTCTTGACAGAGTGAATGTTTGAGCAACATCAGAAAGGACTTGGTTTACTACGAAGGTGCTATTAGCTCTTACCTCAAGACCCCGCTCAGAAGTCCTGAAAATGAAGAGGCACTTCTGAGACCGACTCTGGATATAATAAAGAGCTTGAAGGTGGGTTTATGATGCATGTGTAGTAggggtaaacacacaaaaacagaaacagatagAGAATCTCCTGGGAAATAACATTTTCATGTTGCCTGATGAAATCTTCCTTTATACAGAACTGCTCCCTCATGCCGAATGAAGAGAATGACTCCTCAGAGGTAATTTTCCATtaattctttttgttgtttgttcccCATTTACTCTAATTAAAGTCTTTCAAAGGAAGACAAAAAACCTTCCTGGTTCATCAAGGAAATTCAGGTCTTTTTCATGCAGACCTGCAGGTGGTTATCGTGTCCTACTGTTGTCTTTCAGAAGGACGCTGCCCAGATGTGGGTGAAAAACATCTTCGATAACAGACTGGAGATGTGCAAGATGATGAAGGGCTTCTACGTCCGAACCATCACCATCAACCGAGCTGTGGGTTACATCACCTCTGGGGACCACATGAAGTAACCAACCCGCAGCCTCATCTTCCAATCAGTGCCACAGAATCTCCTTTAAATCATCACAACTTCACAACATCTCCTTGATCTTTCACTACCACCACTTGTACCTACAACTACTGACCAAGTGGTTCTTCACGCTGCACATGCTGCACCACTGTCTGCATGGTTACAGCTCAGGCATAAGCTAAGCTGACTCGATACCAGCCCCTTCTCCCGGTGAGAGCTGAAAGAGTCAGCCTGTTGCTAAGGTTAGCAGTGGAGGCCATGTTGGCCTTTTTACACATATGAATGTATTCCAATATTTGGTGTATCGTgtctatttatctttttatgaATCTATTTATTAAGTCTATTTATTTGATGGCCTGTGATGTTATTTATTGAAATTtataataaagtattttttggtATCATGCTCTGTAGTGGAagggtgttttttgttttttgtatgaAAGTGGAACTGACACTGTTCGAACGAGAATGGCTCGCGGCCGAGTTCATTCCGCCTTCAAGTCCCAAAGTGATACACTTAAATTCACCAGGTGCTGATTTTCTATTTGATCTGCACCAATCTGCACACACTCTATGAGTCCCCTAAACACGTCTGaactttttttcattaagatcaaTGAATTACATGAGAAAACCTTTATTTCAAAAGTATTTAAATGGACACAGACCTGATAGACAACAATTGATTGGATTGTTGGTTATAACCCTGTTAAAGTAAACATTACTACATCATATCAGCATTACAGAGGCCAAATCTGTAGTTTTTCCAATATAGTACTGAGATGTTAGGAAGGGTATAACTTACAAATCTCTAATGTTTTCACCTAGTGGTTGGTAAATATAACTAAAATATTTTGGGGTATTTTTATGCTTACTTTTAATTCCTAGATCTATGAAATGAGCCTAGAAAAGTTGATTCAAAATAAAGGAATGTTGCCTAGCCTAAACTCACATAGGTACAATACATGACCCCAGAACCCAAAtgggttgtttgtgttttttacataatacattttgtacaaaacgtaaaaaaaatacaaaaataagagATGTGAATCTGAGTCTCAGGAAAGCAAGAACAGTTTCACAATTCAAGTTTGACAAACAATAACTGACCTTTCCTTCAACTCCATTTTAAGAgttatataatagataaaaaaacatgaacaggtAGAAAAACAGACttacaaaataaatcacagGTTTGAAAAgttggtaaaaaacaaaacaaagatatgtacaggacacattgtgcacaaatataaaacataagataaaacacacaaattagtTCAGTAATTCAGTCCGCAATGCTTTGGACAATAgaaagtaaataaagatggacaacatgacagctgccaaaaagtgaagccaaagattttcgatcaccacctggtggctgaaaTAATAAGTCTTGACCCAgcctcctccttgttagtggatgggacaaggAGTCAAGTAAGAAGttaaagtacacgtcaaataattattataggttttgtttttttatgttattatttgatgttataaaactagctgaaacatcatgattgacagctgagactgactcatgattggtcaggCATGTGTATGTGCGAGACCACATTAGAAACCATGTTCATATTTGGGATATTTAAGCTTATTTTCAagtgtgggaggaagtggagacatgttgtccatcGATATAAACAGTCTATCTATGCCTTGAGAAGTCACATGTACGTTCATGAGATGCAATGCCTAATCGTTTTTTTAAAAGTACAGAAATCTTGCAttcaaaagtgaaacaaaatacacaggttGGATTTTCCTGATTTTTGCAGTTCAGACACTGCAGCACCTACATTTACATCAGTTACTAGCTACACAATTAGCTGCTGAATATCTCAATGACCTTTTACCTGAAAACATGCTACCTCTACTGGTCATTTTAGAACCTCATAATGCTCAGCATCAAATTCTGGCTACACAAAGATGCCTTTAGCTAAGGCTCGTCTATTCTGTTTTTACAATCAAAAGACCACGTTTGaagaaaaataaggaaaatgCCTGAACGAATTGAAGACAAAAAAACCTCAGCGCATAGTTCCACATCCAGAAAAATGTCCaaaagagaaacacagtgaGGGAAGAGCTGATGTTTGGTCAAGAGGTCGACTCTGCGTCGCTGTGTCCATGAGATCCTTTCTCCTCTGTGATGCCAGAGGAACAGATCAGTCCACTTAGGTCAAATCCCTTTTTCACTTCGCTGCTTGGTTGTTCATCATATCTGGAAGTAGAAGAATAATAATCACCCATCTTTCCCAATGCCAAAGTGGATAATaatcaagaaaacacaaaaaaggtCAGCAGTTTATTACCTTGCAGTGTCTGGCGGACCTCGTTTGGTAAGTCGTCCAGGTCCTCCACGCTGTTATACAGGTGGTTCGCCGTGGCCTCTCCCGGCCGCCTCCTGCTCTTCCACTCCACCAGCATCTTCAGCTTCTGCATGGTCACGTCACTCTTCTCCGCTGCCTGGATGTCGTCCAGGTCCCTGGAGTTCAAGTCCAGATAGATGGCCACCTGCTTCCACTCCTTCCCGAGCCGCTTGGCCACCAGCAGGAGCTGCTTCTCGGACATGTCCTGGCACTGAGTCATCGCTGTCTTCACTCCATCTGGAagaggacacacaacacacacacacgcgcacacacaggtCCTTCATTTCAGTATAATTTTCCACAGAACTTTGCAGAGGGAAAAGTTGAGCTGTGGACTGGTTTCTCTTGAGCTGACTTAGGGAAATTACAATGGAATATTAGGGTTAGAGACTAAAGTCGTACTTTAACGAGATATAAAGTCGTTATACTGATTGGATAAAGTCGTAATTTAATGAGGAAG
It encodes:
- the il12a gene encoding interleukin-12 subunit alpha, which produces MANFHLYLAGCALLLTLGWPSSTGLPLHTDNYAQCAPLFRGLLENIKNATNSSVCYGIISDRVEMRTAETSLACAPTLNENPGCKMQRNSPFSKSECLSNIRKDLVYYEGAISSYLKTPLRSPENEEALLRPTLDIIKSLKNCSLMPNEENDSSEKDAAQMWVKNIFDNRLEMCKMMKGFYVRTITINRAVGYITSGDHMK